One Campylobacter concisus DNA window includes the following coding sequences:
- a CDS encoding ABC transporter ATP-binding protein codes for MIDIKEVTKIFGSQKILDSVSLNVKAGEKIAILGQNGAGKSSLMRIILGEFVPNSGSVAINGVNTLKDRKEALKFISFVPQTPPPLKFSLRELCEFVCKSSNVKFEDIEKFSKLLELDLHANLNKSFYKLSGGMKQKMLIAIAFAKDSEILMFDEPTANLDVKARESFKNLLDNFTQNKTLVFISHRIDEIAHLLDRCVYMDLGKIIKEENLRSKSE; via the coding sequence TTGATAGATATAAAAGAAGTAACGAAAATTTTTGGCTCGCAAAAGATACTTGATAGCGTCAGTCTAAATGTAAAAGCTGGCGAAAAGATAGCGATACTTGGGCAAAATGGAGCTGGCAAAAGCTCGCTAATGCGTATCATCTTGGGCGAGTTTGTGCCAAATAGCGGAAGCGTCGCGATAAATGGCGTAAATACCCTAAAAGATAGAAAAGAGGCGCTAAAGTTTATCTCATTTGTGCCGCAAACCCCGCCGCCACTTAAATTTAGCCTGCGTGAGCTTTGCGAGTTTGTCTGCAAAAGCTCAAATGTTAAATTTGAAGATATTGAGAAATTTAGCAAGCTTTTAGAGCTTGACCTGCATGCAAATTTAAACAAGTCATTTTACAAACTATCTGGCGGCATGAAGCAAAAGATGTTAATAGCCATCGCATTTGCCAAAGATAGTGAAATTTTGATGTTTGACGAACCAACGGCAAATTTAGATGTAAAAGCAAGGGAGTCTTTTAAAAATTTGCTAGATAACTTCACGCAAAATAAGACATTAGTTTTCATCTCGCACCGCATAGATGAGATCGCTCATTTGCTTGATAGATGCGTCTATATGGACCTTGGCAAGATCATCAAAGAAGAAAATTTAAGGAGCAAGAGTGAATAA
- a CDS encoding tetratricopeptide repeat protein, whose protein sequence is MKKSILFLAFAVLSLSANWDENMQNCINKSDAKACKSFTKKLSSECENKDKTSCFLYADMLGRGLGVEKDLVRSYEIFKSLCENGSSEACYELATKYLQGNGVEQSFDLSANALDKACKMGSKRACNVLELVPKN, encoded by the coding sequence ATGAAAAAATCCATTTTATTTTTAGCCTTTGCCGTTTTATCTCTAAGTGCAAACTGGGATGAAAATATGCAAAACTGCATCAACAAAAGTGACGCAAAAGCTTGCAAGAGCTTTACTAAAAAGCTTTCAAGCGAGTGTGAGAACAAAGACAAAACCTCTTGCTTTTTATATGCTGACATGCTAGGCCGAGGTCTTGGCGTGGAGAAAGATCTGGTTAGATCTTATGAGATATTTAAGTCGCTTTGCGAAAATGGCAGTAGCGAAGCTTGCTACGAGCTAGCTACAAAATATCTGCAAGGAAACGGCGTAGAGCAGAGCTTTGATCTATCTGCAAATGCCCTTGATAAAGCTTGCAAAATGGGCAGCAAACGAGCCTGCAACGTCTTAGAGCTCGTACCTAAGAATTAA
- a CDS encoding ABC transporter permease translates to MNNLFLIAKLDVKESFRSRWFAIYALLFSALMIGFLFSGVTDSRVLGFSGLTRALLLFIQICVIIVPIFILISTVRSINQDRDTNLLEYVLSFPLSLKEYYFGKALGRTFVVFVPLLFSLLLCVVVGFIKGVSIPWGVLVLYFGLLFSLSIVFLSLGFFISSLIKNQETGQGVAFLLWLIMLAFIDLALIGLLMRSSVDEYVIYTIAMLNPIELFRIAALSLFDPNLAVIGTASYFILGTFSKATFVAYAIIYPLVLGAILLVCGYLGFSKRDLV, encoded by the coding sequence GTGAATAACCTTTTTTTAATAGCAAAACTAGACGTCAAAGAGTCGTTTCGCTCGAGATGGTTTGCGATCTATGCGCTTCTTTTTTCTGCTTTGATGATAGGATTTTTATTTAGTGGAGTGACTGACTCGCGCGTGCTTGGCTTTTCTGGGCTAACAAGGGCGCTACTTTTGTTTATACAAATTTGCGTCATCATCGTGCCGATATTTATCCTCATCTCAACCGTTAGAAGCATAAATCAAGACAGGGATACAAACCTGCTTGAGTACGTGCTAAGCTTCCCACTAAGCCTTAAAGAGTACTATTTCGGCAAGGCGCTTGGGCGGACATTTGTCGTTTTTGTGCCGCTTTTGTTCTCGCTTTTGCTTTGCGTGGTGGTTGGCTTTATAAAGGGCGTGTCGATACCTTGGGGCGTGCTAGTGCTTTACTTTGGCCTGCTTTTTAGCCTAAGTATCGTATTTTTATCGCTTGGCTTTTTCATATCAAGCCTTATTAAAAACCAAGAAACAGGCCAAGGCGTGGCGTTTTTGCTCTGGCTTATCATGCTAGCTTTTATCGACCTAGCGCTCATTGGGCTGCTTATGCGAAGCTCTGTTGATGAGTACGTCATCTACACCATCGCGATGCTAAATCCGATCGAGCTTTTTAGGATAGCAGCGCTTAGCCTTTTTGATCCAAATTTAGCAGTTATCGGCACTGCGTCTTACTTTATCTTAGGCACATTTTCAAAAGCGACCTTCGTAGCTTATGCGATCATCTACCCTTTAGTGCTTGGTGCGATCTTGCTAGTTTGCGGCTATTTGGGCTTTAGCAAGAGAGATCTTGTTTGA
- a CDS encoding c-type cytochrome — translation MRVIIPLVAAALLFVGCEKSEDKAQEAASEQGAKVATSASIKVEKNENNESANKQNEFIKYDMHGEKSVKFGLEDNNVSRQIGALAMVKSPLQTINLRLIKGRLSKDFITKCSACHDDYANGIIGPSLLTKSEDEIYKMINAYKDKEKVNVLMRDLVKKMDESEIRKLAKEISDFNAQFRSKQ, via the coding sequence ATGAGAGTAATAATACCTTTAGTAGCTGCTGCATTGCTATTTGTCGGCTGTGAAAAGAGCGAGGACAAAGCGCAAGAGGCTGCTAGCGAGCAAGGCGCAAAAGTAGCGACAAGTGCTAGCATAAAGGTCGAAAAAAATGAAAACAACGAGAGTGCAAATAAGCAAAATGAATTTATAAAATACGACATGCACGGCGAAAAAAGCGTTAAATTTGGACTTGAAGATAACAACGTAAGCCGCCAGATCGGAGCGCTAGCCATGGTAAAAAGCCCGCTTCAAACTATAAATTTAAGGCTTATAAAGGGCAGGCTTAGCAAGGACTTCATCACAAAGTGCTCAGCCTGCCACGACGACTACGCAAATGGCATCATCGGACCATCTCTTCTAACAAAGAGCGAGGATGAAATTTATAAGATGATAAACGCTTACAAAGACAAAGAGAAGGTAAATGTGCTGATGCGTGATCTTGTTAAAAAGATGGATGAGAGTGAGATTAGAAAATTAGCCAAAGAGATAAGCGATTTTAACGCGCAGTTTAGGAGCAAACAATGA
- a CDS encoding PepSY-associated TM helix domain-containing protein, producing the protein MKFLNLKLFYKVHAYLSLLFFIPLVVVCFSGAILVYKDELNSLFHPNIVNVNLNKENLSKRISFDELRDIVASELSGYEMVGINIDANPKKCDKIWLIEHNDSKKEWKFIYFDAFSGKIKSEPLAHDEGFFGVLAHIHEELLLEKSGNIILFLTAIFTFFICISGFVIYRKFWLTLLRLRVNGLNVFMNDIHKIIGIFCTPVLLLICISGAWWEFQMARAPEFKNDFVIDAKIYNKSLSLDELVASSKKEIKGFEPHFISLPFIQGANIRIFGYVMWQSFLHNEYSSVITYDKDSGKLVSVLDIKNANLSEKILSAFRRSHFGNYNQTTKFIWFIVGISPLVLSISGLYLWFRKFKRRKNEKNFT; encoded by the coding sequence GTGAAATTTTTAAATTTAAAGCTTTTTTACAAGGTGCATGCGTATTTGTCGCTTCTCTTTTTTATCCCGCTTGTCGTAGTTTGCTTTAGCGGTGCGATCCTAGTTTATAAAGACGAGCTAAACAGCCTTTTTCATCCAAATATCGTAAATGTAAATTTAAACAAAGAAAATTTGAGCAAAAGGATCAGCTTTGATGAGCTAAGAGATATCGTCGCAAGCGAGCTTAGCGGCTACGAGATGGTTGGCATAAACATCGATGCAAACCCTAAAAAATGCGACAAAATCTGGCTAATCGAGCATAACGATAGCAAAAAAGAGTGGAAATTTATCTATTTTGATGCTTTTAGCGGCAAGATAAAGAGCGAGCCACTTGCGCACGATGAGGGATTTTTCGGGGTTTTGGCGCATATCCATGAGGAGCTCTTGCTTGAAAAAAGTGGCAACATTATCCTTTTTCTAACAGCTATTTTTACATTTTTTATCTGCATTAGCGGCTTTGTGATCTACCGTAAATTTTGGCTAACTCTGCTTAGACTGCGCGTAAATGGGCTAAATGTTTTCATGAACGACATCCACAAGATAATAGGAATTTTTTGCACGCCAGTTTTGCTGCTCATTTGCATAAGTGGCGCCTGGTGGGAATTTCAGATGGCACGCGCGCCAGAGTTTAAAAATGACTTCGTAATAGACGCAAAAATTTACAACAAAAGTTTATCCCTTGATGAGCTGGTGGCTAGCTCGAAAAAGGAGATCAAAGGCTTTGAGCCACACTTTATCTCGCTGCCTTTCATACAAGGGGCAAACATCCGCATCTTTGGCTACGTGATGTGGCAAAGCTTTTTGCATAACGAATACTCAAGCGTGATCACTTATGACAAAGATAGCGGCAAACTAGTTAGCGTCTTAGACATAAAAAATGCAAATTTAAGCGAGAAAATCCTCTCAGCCTTTAGAAGATCGCACTTTGGAAACTACAACCAAACTACAAAATTTATCTGGTTTATAGTGGGTATCTCGCCGTTAGTTTTGAGCATCTCAGGGCTTTATCTGTGGTTTAGAAAATTTAAAAGGAGAAAAAATGAAAAAAATTTTACTTAG
- a CDS encoding c-type cytochrome, which produces MKIGKIITIILAVLICGIMVFMLSQTPPKKEKSEASVQPKVEQNISKEQSKSSEEFASEDELKKVKELSLSVAKTQNEGVSKQYLTSCAPCHGANGKGVVAPDITHLSKEDLLKKLADYKAGKVQNTLMKGLLTNVSDSDLNSLADEISKFKK; this is translated from the coding sequence ATGAAAATCGGAAAAATCATAACGATCATTTTAGCGGTGCTAATATGTGGCATCATGGTGTTTATGCTAAGCCAAACTCCGCCTAAAAAGGAGAAATCAGAAGCTAGCGTTCAGCCAAAAGTGGAGCAAAATATCTCAAAAGAGCAGTCAAAGTCTAGCGAGGAATTTGCCAGCGAAGATGAGCTAAAAAAGGTAAAAGAGCTAAGCCTAAGCGTGGCTAAGACGCAAAATGAAGGCGTTAGCAAGCAATACCTAACCTCTTGCGCTCCGTGCCACGGCGCAAATGGCAAAGGCGTCGTAGCGCCTGATATCACTCATCTAAGCAAAGAGGATCTGCTAAAAAAACTAGCTGATTATAAGGCTGGCAAGGTGCAAAACACGCTTATGAAGGGCTTGCTGACAAATGTTAGCGACAGCGATCTAAACAGCCTTGCTGATGAAATTTCTAAATTTAAAAAGTAA
- a CDS encoding NapH/MauN family ferredoxin-type protein yields the protein MDKYNVRATIRNVSFLSTLITTTKDGKKRPSIRFWRIFTIVLVHLLFVLSYRVDVQILEGDISASRILGFHLADAFMSLQVFLATHEIHVNLLIGSLSILAFYIIFGGRGFCSWVCPYSLISEIAEKIHENLRAKKIVKPRVFDAKWRYAFTILFLALSFASSSLVFEIFNVVGIFSRFIIYGYFHAIWLVVAMLVVEIFFSRRAWCRYVCPVGATYSLLAKPNAIKVSWDKEKCDHCLVCTDVCLVPHVLFMTKKGAKTDDSKKLFRIAGADCTLCGRCIDVCHQDALKFDNGFKKLI from the coding sequence ATGGATAAATATAACGTTCGTGCGACCATTAGAAACGTAAGCTTTCTAAGCACGCTAATAACGACCACAAAAGATGGCAAAAAGCGTCCAAGCATACGTTTTTGGCGTATTTTTACCATCGTTTTAGTGCATCTTTTATTTGTGCTCTCTTACAGGGTCGATGTGCAAATTTTAGAGGGCGATATCAGCGCCTCAAGGATACTTGGCTTTCACCTAGCAGATGCATTTATGAGCTTGCAAGTCTTTTTGGCAACGCATGAAATTCATGTAAATTTGCTGATTGGCTCACTTAGTATCCTAGCTTTTTACATCATTTTTGGTGGCAGGGGCTTTTGTTCGTGGGTTTGCCCATACTCACTCATAAGCGAGATAGCTGAGAAAATTCACGAAAATTTACGCGCCAAAAAGATAGTAAAACCACGAGTTTTTGACGCAAAGTGGCGATATGCTTTTACCATTTTGTTTTTGGCTCTTAGCTTTGCTAGCTCAAGCCTAGTCTTTGAAATTTTTAACGTCGTTGGGATATTTTCAAGATTTATCATCTATGGCTACTTTCACGCTATCTGGCTAGTTGTGGCTATGCTTGTGGTTGAGATTTTCTTCTCACGCAGGGCGTGGTGCAGGTATGTTTGCCCTGTTGGAGCGACTTATTCGCTACTAGCTAAACCAAATGCGATAAAGGTCAGCTGGGATAAAGAAAAGTGCGATCACTGTTTAGTTTGCACTGATGTTTGCCTAGTGCCACACGTGCTTTTTATGACAAAAAAAGGCGCAAAAACTGATGATAGTAAAAAGCTCTTTAGGATAGCTGGGGCTGACTGCACACTTTGTGGCAGGTGTATCGACGTTTGCCACCAAGATGCACTTAAATTTGACAACGGCTTTAAGAAACTCATATAA